The Acinetobacter sp. GSS19 genome includes a region encoding these proteins:
- a CDS encoding N-acetylneuraminate synthase family protein — translation MIFNPDEIYIIAEIGVNHNGSVQLAKELILKAKDCGANAVKFQTFKAEQLLSDQTEMAAYQKENTGSNQSQLELVKSLELSYEQTREIKQFCDANEITFISTPFDSDSLRFLVREMDVPFLKVSSADISNLPFLYEIACSGKHVILSTGTASLGDIEQALSVFAFVIDQGTQVHPSQQLFRAAYAKLNVRKQLRDKVSILHCVTQYPARFEESNLSAIATLKNTFGLSTGFSDHTLDEYAAVISLSLGAQIFEKHITLDKSLPGPDHAASMQPEEFKHYVEILHKTHAALGDGIKFMLEQESDNYYLVRRSIVAKTEIAEGELFTAENVTTKRAGRVCLEPNKYWEVLGTRAKRSFQKNDFIEL, via the coding sequence ATGATCTTTAATCCTGATGAAATTTACATCATTGCAGAAATTGGAGTAAATCATAATGGCTCGGTGCAATTAGCCAAGGAGCTGATTCTGAAAGCTAAGGACTGCGGTGCCAATGCCGTTAAGTTCCAGACCTTTAAGGCCGAGCAATTACTGTCGGATCAAACCGAAATGGCGGCTTACCAGAAAGAAAATACCGGTTCGAATCAAAGTCAGCTGGAACTGGTAAAAAGCCTGGAGCTGTCCTATGAACAGACCCGGGAAATCAAACAGTTCTGTGATGCAAATGAAATTACGTTTATCTCGACCCCCTTTGATTCAGACAGTTTGCGTTTTCTGGTCCGTGAAATGGATGTCCCTTTCCTGAAGGTGTCTTCAGCGGATATTTCCAATCTACCTTTCTTGTATGAGATCGCCTGCTCAGGCAAACACGTGATTTTATCTACGGGCACTGCCAGCCTGGGAGATATTGAACAAGCCCTGTCGGTCTTTGCTTTTGTGATTGATCAAGGCACACAAGTCCATCCTTCTCAGCAACTGTTCCGTGCAGCCTATGCCAAGCTGAATGTCCGCAAACAGCTCAGGGATAAAGTCTCTATTCTGCACTGTGTCACACAATATCCGGCACGGTTTGAAGAAAGCAATCTGAGCGCCATCGCGACGTTAAAAAACACCTTCGGGCTGAGCACGGGATTCTCCGACCACACCCTCGATGAATATGCTGCAGTGATCAGTTTAAGTCTGGGTGCGCAGATTTTCGAGAAACATATCACGCTGGATAAAAGCCTACCGGGGCCGGACCATGCGGCATCGATGCAGCCGGAAGAGTTCAAGCACTATGTCGAGATTCTGCATAAAACTCATGCTGCGTTGGGGGATGGTATCAAGTTCATGCTGGAACAGGAAAGTGACAATTACTATCTGGTGCGTCGCAGCATTGTGGCGAAAACCGAAATTGCCGAAGGTGAGCTGTTTACTGCAGAGAATGTCACCACCAAAAGAGCAGGGCGTGTCTGTCTGGAACCGAATAAATATTGGGAAGTTCTCGGAACCCGGGCAAAGCGCAGTTTCCAGAAAAATGACTTTATCGAGCTCTAA